A window of Bacillus sp. SM2101 contains these coding sequences:
- a CDS encoding amidase gives MRRDDFLFLSANKIAKLIANGELTSEQVVRAIIRRIQQFDVKVNAVVNVNMDQLINDAKKADQLMKEGTKLGPLHGVPITLKESYAVKRMKTTSGFTPLKDYETNFDATVVRRLKKAGAIIIGKTNVPPLLMDLQTDNDIYGRTNNPWDLERTPGGSSGGGAAAVSASFSYLDIGSDIGGSLRVPAHFCGVYSLKPTEHSVSAFGHLPMENVKTQPNYRSSRHLACYGPIARSIDDLILSYGIIAGTDSNDVKVPNLVTEKQVDVKLANVKIAWMDELPDVPVSKQVKTSIHQYVKKLESLGIQTVKIEQFPVNTIKVWETWGKIIDAELNSNQPALLRMLEHLITKKIQRKYPTSSKLMPLNFKNYMRTLTQREDLITSFDMFLDPYDMFILPVSVTPAFQHITKEKMIGYQPIYKTPVYVDDKPMEYWQATTAYTNLFNVLANPVVTIPLQLSDENLPIGVQCVGKRWNDYQLLHIIKQLVMELNIDIPKVSF, from the coding sequence ATGAGACGAGATGATTTTTTATTTTTATCAGCAAATAAGATTGCTAAATTAATTGCAAATGGGGAGTTGACTTCTGAGCAGGTGGTACGTGCGATCATTCGAAGAATTCAACAATTTGATGTGAAAGTAAATGCAGTTGTGAATGTAAATATGGATCAACTTATAAATGATGCCAAAAAAGCAGATCAACTAATGAAAGAAGGTACTAAGCTTGGACCTTTACATGGTGTTCCAATAACATTAAAAGAATCGTATGCAGTCAAAAGAATGAAAACAACAAGTGGCTTTACTCCACTCAAAGATTATGAGACAAATTTTGATGCTACTGTTGTACGTCGGTTAAAAAAAGCAGGAGCCATTATTATAGGTAAAACAAATGTCCCACCTTTACTAATGGATTTACAAACAGATAACGATATTTACGGAAGGACCAATAACCCTTGGGACTTGGAACGTACCCCTGGGGGAAGTAGTGGTGGTGGAGCTGCCGCAGTGTCAGCTAGTTTTAGCTATTTAGATATTGGAAGTGATATAGGAGGGTCTTTAAGAGTACCTGCACATTTTTGTGGAGTGTATAGCTTAAAACCTACAGAGCACTCAGTGTCAGCCTTCGGCCACTTACCTATGGAAAATGTAAAAACGCAACCAAATTATCGTTCTTCAAGGCATTTAGCGTGTTACGGACCGATAGCAAGGTCTATTGATGACTTAATTTTATCTTATGGTATTATTGCTGGGACAGACAGTAATGACGTGAAGGTACCCAATTTAGTTACTGAAAAACAGGTTGATGTAAAGCTAGCAAACGTTAAGATAGCCTGGATGGATGAACTACCAGATGTTCCTGTCAGTAAGCAAGTGAAAACTTCCATCCATCAATATGTAAAAAAGCTAGAATCCTTAGGCATACAAACTGTTAAAATAGAGCAGTTTCCAGTCAATACTATTAAAGTTTGGGAAACGTGGGGGAAAATCATCGATGCTGAACTGAATTCAAATCAACCTGCTTTACTAAGGATGCTTGAACATTTAATTACTAAAAAAATTCAACGGAAATACCCGACATCTAGTAAGTTGATGCCACTAAACTTTAAAAACTATATGAGAACGTTAACTCAAAGAGAAGATCTCATTACATCATTTGATATGTTTCTTGACCCTTATGATATGTTTATTTTACCTGTTAGTGTTACACCAGCATTCCAACATATTACAAAAGAAAAAATGATAGGGTATCAACCGATATATAAAACACCTGTGTATGTTGATGACAAACCGATGGAATATTGGCAAGCAACAACTGCATATACGAATTTATTTAATGTTTTAGCAAATCCAGTAGTTACGATTCCTCTTCAGTTAAGTGATGAAAACCTACCGATAGGCGTACAGTGTGTGGGGAAAAGGTGGAATGATTATCAATTATTACACATCATAAAACAGCTTGTGATGGAGTTAAATATAGATATTCCCAAAGTTTCATTTTAG
- a CDS encoding TetM/TetW/TetO/TetS family tetracycline resistance ribosomal protection protein: MLTSQKRRNIGIFAHIDAGKTTTTEQMLYQSGQIRSLGSVDTGTTQTDWLEVEKARGISVTAAATELTWKDTVINIVDTPGHVDFLSEVERSLRVMDGAILIICAVEGVQPQTEVVWHALRKLNIPTLIYVNKLDRIGANPRRVMAEIQRNLTNSCVPIQFVQGYEHTFTGITSLLMNHEHDFYEQLVEAVSEHDDSILHKFLEGEEITNDLLKEKINLLSARCDLFPILFGASNKGIGIKELMDAMVDYLPQPKGSKDAPLAGVVFKIERDKKLGRLAYVRLFEGSIQNRNTITNVTQNIEEKVTQIRKVRGNKSEDLRELQAGDIAALTGLNHVMIGDILGDTKGIPEHPRMAVPLLTVKVEWEKVEDYPAVVKAFQELVDEDPLLNLQWQQEDRELHIKVMGNIQLEILKSIMENRYQLKVGFGQPAVIYQETPKNSGEGLIRYTMPKPCWAVLRFKIEPGERGSGVTYHSVVRKEELLERYQNEVARRIPEALEQGLCGWNVVDLKITLIEGEHHVVHTHPLDFAVATPMGIMQGLSNTGTKLLEPMLNFRISVPEQFGGKVLHDLSLMRATFDSPNQLEDRMIIEGIIPLATSMEYAVQLASYTKGQGTITTHFHSYQECPEEVLATRTRRGVNPLDQSKYILSVRKALS, from the coding sequence TTGTTAACCTCTCAGAAAAGAAGAAATATCGGTATTTTTGCACACATTGATGCCGGGAAAACAACTACAACAGAACAGATGTTATATCAAAGTGGTCAAATCCGCTCCTTAGGGAGTGTTGATACAGGCACAACCCAAACTGACTGGCTAGAAGTTGAAAAAGCAAGAGGTATATCAGTTACTGCTGCAGCAACGGAATTGACTTGGAAAGATACGGTTATAAATATTGTTGATACTCCAGGTCACGTTGATTTTTTGTCAGAGGTTGAACGTAGCCTAAGAGTTATGGATGGAGCAATACTTATCATTTGCGCAGTAGAAGGTGTTCAACCTCAAACAGAAGTTGTTTGGCATGCACTTCGGAAGCTTAACATTCCAACATTAATTTATGTTAACAAACTTGACAGAATTGGAGCAAATCCTCGTCGAGTTATGGCTGAAATTCAACGTAACTTAACTAATTCTTGTGTACCTATACAGTTTGTGCAAGGGTATGAACACACTTTTACAGGTATCACCTCTTTGCTAATGAACCATGAACATGATTTTTATGAGCAGCTTGTTGAAGCTGTATCAGAACATGATGATTCGATCTTACATAAATTTTTAGAAGGAGAAGAAATAACAAACGACCTTTTAAAAGAGAAAATCAATTTGTTATCTGCACGCTGTGATTTATTTCCTATTTTGTTTGGTGCCTCAAATAAAGGTATTGGGATAAAGGAACTTATGGATGCCATGGTCGATTACCTACCTCAGCCAAAAGGATCAAAGGATGCCCCTTTGGCTGGGGTGGTATTTAAAATAGAAAGAGATAAGAAATTAGGCAGACTAGCGTACGTTAGGCTTTTTGAAGGAAGTATACAAAATCGGAATACGATCACAAATGTTACTCAAAATATTGAGGAGAAAGTGACTCAAATTCGTAAAGTCAGGGGTAACAAAAGTGAAGATTTACGAGAGCTTCAAGCAGGTGATATAGCTGCGCTCACTGGATTAAATCATGTGATGATAGGTGATATATTAGGGGATACAAAAGGGATTCCAGAACATCCTCGTATGGCGGTACCTCTTCTGACTGTAAAAGTTGAATGGGAAAAAGTGGAGGATTATCCTGCTGTTGTAAAAGCGTTTCAGGAACTTGTTGATGAGGATCCTTTATTAAATCTACAGTGGCAACAAGAGGATCGAGAGCTACATATTAAAGTGATGGGTAACATTCAGCTCGAGATACTTAAATCTATTATGGAAAACCGATATCAGCTGAAAGTTGGATTTGGACAGCCTGCTGTTATTTATCAGGAGACACCGAAAAATTCAGGTGAAGGACTTATCCGCTATACGATGCCTAAACCATGCTGGGCTGTATTGCGTTTTAAAATAGAGCCAGGCGAAAGAGGAAGTGGGGTAACCTATCATTCAGTTGTGCGTAAAGAAGAGTTATTAGAACGCTATCAAAATGAGGTTGCCAGAAGAATTCCAGAGGCTTTGGAGCAAGGGTTATGTGGTTGGAATGTAGTGGATCTAAAAATTACCTTAATTGAAGGAGAACATCATGTTGTCCACACACATCCACTGGATTTTGCTGTCGCGACACCTATGGGTATCATGCAAGGGTTAAGTAATACAGGTACGAAGTTACTAGAACCTATGTTGAACTTTAGAATATCTGTGCCAGAACAATTTGGAGGAAAGGTTCTTCATGATCTATCATTAATGCGTGCAACATTTGATTCACCAAATCAACTTGAAGATCGAATGATCATAGAAGGAATAATACCTTTGGCAACTTCTATGGAATATGCGGTTCAATTAGCGTCTTATACAAAAGGCCAAGGGACAATTACGACTCATTTTCATAGTTATCAAGAATGTCCCGAAGAAGTGTTAGCTACAAGAACTCGAAGAGGAGTTAATCCATTAGATCAGTCCAAGTATATTTTAAGTGTAAGGAAGGCATTGTCGTAA
- a CDS encoding cytochrome D1 domain-containing protein produces the protein MTTTVIDVKTHSVIATLPVGDTDESFPVAFSPDGKLAYVINISGNISVIDVKTHSVIATLQVGGLPNRVAFTSDGKLAYVTNTAIANVSVIDVKTHSIIATVQVGGVPNDVNFTPDGKLAYVTNTDMPTISVIDAKAHSVIVTVHVGVNPQNISFTPNGKLAYVTNFDDATISVIDVKTHNVITTVRVGNGATDVAFTPNTELAYVANEGDANISVIDVKAHSVIATVQVENQPKSVTFTPDGKLAYITNSGDATVSVIDVKTHSVIHTVQVGEDPNDVAFTLDGKLAYVTNTGDATVSVIDVKTHCVIATIQVGLFPCIVAFTPDGKIAYVTE, from the coding sequence TTGACAACAACCGTGATTGATGTAAAAACACATAGCGTGATTGCAACGTTGCCTGTAGGTGATACAGATGAATCCTTTCCTGTTGCGTTTTCACCTGATGGGAAACTCGCTTATGTGATAAACATTAGTGGCAATATTTCAGTCATAGATGTAAAAACTCATTCTGTTATTGCTACATTGCAAGTTGGAGGTCTTCCAAATCGTGTCGCTTTCACATCAGATGGGAAGCTTGCCTATGTGACGAATACTGCAATCGCTAATGTATCAGTTATAGATGTAAAAACTCATTCTATTATAGCTACTGTGCAGGTTGGAGGAGTTCCAAACGATGTGAATTTCACTCCAGACGGGAAACTCGCTTATGTGACGAATACTGATATGCCCACTATATCGGTTATAGATGCAAAAGCTCATTCTGTTATAGTTACTGTCCATGTCGGGGTAAATCCACAAAATATCTCTTTCACGCCAAACGGGAAACTCGCTTATGTGACGAATTTTGATGATGCCACAATATCGGTTATAGATGTAAAAACTCATAATGTGATTACTACTGTGCGGGTTGGTAATGGTGCAACGGATGTTGCTTTCACTCCGAACACGGAACTGGCTTATGTGGCGAATGAAGGTGATGCCAATATATCGGTTATAGATGTAAAAGCTCATTCCGTTATTGCTACTGTCCAGGTTGAGAACCAACCAAAATCAGTCACCTTCACACCAGATGGGAAACTCGCTTATATAACGAATTCTGGGGATGCTACTGTATCGGTTATAGATGTAAAAACTCATTCTGTTATTCATACAGTGCAGGTTGGAGAAGATCCAAACGATGTCGCTTTCACGCTAGACGGGAAACTCGCTTATGTGACGAATACTGGTGATGCCACTGTTTCAGTCATAGATGTGAAAACACACTGTGTGATCGCCACAATACAAGTTGGGCTTTTTCCATGTATTGTCGCTTTTACACCTGACGGAAAAATCGCTTATGTAACTGAATAA
- a CDS encoding cytochrome D1 domain-containing protein, whose amino-acid sequence MTTTVIDAKNHSVIATLPVGTAPFSFVQSVAFSPDGKVVYVTNNDDRTVSVIDVKVHSVIATLSVGNNPSGISFSPDGKFVYVTNTGDNPGTVSVIETKTHSVITTILVGGNSPFVVSFSQKEKFAYVTNPESGIVSVIDTKTHSIISSILIDNAPVDVVFSADGKFAYVTNNVDPGTVSVIDVKSHSLMSTILVGNFPLAIALSPKEKLAYTVNNDNPGTASVIDTKTQSLITSISVGSFPRDVAFSPDGKLVYVTNESGTVSVIDVKTHSVIATIIVGGSPIDVTFNNEGKLAYVTNFGDSTISVIDTKTHSVTSSIFVNTPVAVAFSPDGKLAYVVEGN is encoded by the coding sequence TTGACTACTACTGTGATAGATGCAAAAAACCATAGTGTGATAGCAACTTTACCTGTTGGAACAGCACCTTTTTCTTTTGTACAGTCTGTTGCCTTTTCCCCTGATGGAAAAGTCGTTTATGTAACTAATAATGACGATCGTACAGTTTCTGTTATTGATGTCAAAGTTCATTCCGTGATAGCTACTCTTTCTGTCGGAAACAACCCCTCTGGTATCTCCTTTTCTCCTGATGGAAAATTTGTTTATGTAACTAATACTGGAGATAACCCTGGTACTGTTTCGGTCATAGAAACCAAAACACATTCCGTTATTACTACCATTTTGGTTGGGGGAAATAGTCCATTTGTTGTATCCTTCTCCCAAAAGGAGAAATTCGCTTATGTGACTAATCCCGAAAGTGGAATAGTTTCTGTCATTGATACCAAAACACATTCTATTATTTCTTCTATATTGATTGATAATGCACCAGTAGATGTAGTTTTCTCAGCTGACGGAAAATTTGCTTATGTCACTAATAATGTTGACCCTGGTACTGTTTCGGTCATTGATGTCAAATCTCACTCACTAATGTCTACTATTTTGGTTGGAAACTTTCCACTTGCTATCGCGTTATCTCCAAAAGAAAAACTTGCTTATACGGTTAATAACGATAACCCTGGTACAGCTTCAGTTATTGATACGAAAACACAGTCTCTAATTACTAGTATTTCAGTTGGAAGTTTTCCACGTGATGTTGCCTTCTCCCCTGATGGTAAACTCGTATATGTCACTAATGAATCTGGCACTGTTTCGGTCATTGATGTGAAGACTCATTCCGTGATAGCCACTATTATAGTTGGTGGGAGTCCTATTGATGTTACGTTCAACAATGAGGGGAAATTGGCGTATGTTACTAATTTTGGCGATAGCACTATTTCGGTCATTGATACCAAAACTCATTCCGTAACTTCCTCTATTTTTGTAAACACTCCTGTAGCTGTTGCATTCTCTCCTGATGGTAAACTTGCTTATGTAGTTGAAGGGAATTAA
- a CDS encoding YncE family protein — protein MTTAVIDVKTHSLITTIPTGFSSSSAFTPDGKIFYVANGSNSNSVSAIDTKTHSIIASIAIGSIPIVVAITKDGKLVYVINRDDNTLSVINLKTHSLISTVLTDEQPEGIVFSPDGKLAYIVNSNPAGTIIVMDVSTHSIISTVSIGDIPIGVTFTPDGQLAYVTIRDSNTVSVINVTTHSVIATTTVGVQPNVVAFTPNGKIAYIAISNINENLYVIDVKTHSVIATVQIDGDQTDVAFTPDGKLAYVVSNFTGIVSVISVKTHSVIATIPVGTEPIFVVFTSDGKLAYVSNSRGKSVSVIDTKTHAIIATIDMPFNELSGFISFTPDDKLAYVVELSDEA, from the coding sequence TTGACAACCGCTGTAATTGATGTAAAAACCCATAGTTTGATAACTACAATACCAACGGGGTTTAGTTCTTCATCTGCCTTTACACCTGACGGTAAAATTTTTTATGTGGCTAATGGCTCTAATTCAAATTCTGTTTCAGCTATAGATACAAAAACTCATTCAATTATTGCTTCCATTGCAATCGGTAGTATACCAATAGTAGTAGCTATTACTAAAGATGGAAAACTGGTTTATGTTATTAACCGTGACGATAATACTCTTTCTGTTATTAACTTGAAAACTCATTCTCTTATTTCTACAGTTTTAACCGATGAACAGCCTGAAGGTATTGTTTTCTCTCCAGATGGGAAATTAGCTTACATTGTTAACTCTAATCCAGCCGGTACCATTATTGTCATGGATGTTAGCACACATTCTATTATTTCTACTGTATCTATTGGTGACATTCCTATTGGTGTTACTTTCACTCCTGATGGACAGCTAGCATACGTGACTATTCGTGACTCCAATACAGTTTCCGTTATTAATGTAACTACTCATTCGGTTATTGCTACTACCACTGTTGGTGTGCAACCGAATGTAGTTGCTTTTACTCCCAATGGAAAAATAGCTTATATTGCTATTTCTAACATTAATGAAAATCTTTATGTCATTGATGTTAAAACTCATTCTGTTATTGCTACTGTTCAAATCGATGGTGATCAAACCGATGTTGCTTTTACTCCGGATGGCAAACTTGCTTATGTTGTAAGTAATTTTACTGGTATTGTTTCTGTTATTAGTGTCAAAACTCATTCTGTTATTGCTACAATACCTGTTGGTACCGAACCGATATTTGTCGTCTTTACTTCTGATGGCAAGTTAGCCTACGTAAGTAATAGTAGAGGTAAATCCGTTTCTGTCATTGATACTAAGACACATGCAATTATTGCCACCATTGACATGCCTTTTAATGAATTATCTGGTTTTATTTCCTTCACACCTGACGATAAATTAGCCTACGTCGTCGAACTATCCGATGAAGCATAG
- a CDS encoding cytochrome D1 domain-containing protein produces the protein MTTTVIDVKTHNVITTIPVGDNVVSAQPIFTPDGKLAYIANNDLETVSVIDVKTHSVIATVQVGDNPELVDFTPDGKLAYVINERGNSVSVIDVKTHSVIATVQVGEEPRDVAFTPDGKLAYVANMDENTVSIIDVKTHSVIASVQVLDEPRTVSLTPDGKLVYVTNRNEDPGLISVIDVKTHTVIATVQTVGDSRDVAFTPDGKLAYVTNRLFNNNIVSVIDVKTHSVIATVQVGEEPRTVTLTPDGKLAYVANRDDVSVSVIDVKTHSVIATVRVGEEPGVIAFTPDGKLAYIINRDDDPGTVSVIDVTTHSVITTIQVGENPGVVAFTPDGKLAYVVEGSS, from the coding sequence TTGACGACAACGGTAATTGATGTCAAAACACATAACGTGATCACTACTATACCTGTTGGAGATAATGTTGTATCTGCCCAACCTATCTTTACTCCTGATGGAAAACTGGCTTATATAGCTAATAATGATTTAGAAACTGTTTCTGTCATTGATGTGAAAACACATAGTGTAATTGCTACTGTTCAGGTTGGAGACAATCCAGAACTTGTCGACTTTACACCCGATGGAAAACTGGCTTATGTAATTAATGAGCGGGGGAACTCTGTTTCTGTCATTGATGTGAAAACACATAGTGTAATTGCTACGGTGCAGGTTGGAGAAGAACCTAGAGATGTCGCCTTCACTCCTGATGGAAAACTAGCTTATGTGGCTAACATGGATGAAAACACTGTTTCTATCATTGATGTAAAGACACATAGTGTAATTGCTTCTGTTCAGGTTTTGGATGAACCTAGAACTGTTAGCCTAACACCTGATGGAAAGCTTGTTTATGTAACTAACCGGAACGAAGATCCTGGTCTTATTTCAGTTATTGATGTGAAAACGCATACCGTGATTGCTACTGTACAAACTGTGGGAGACTCTAGAGATGTCGCCTTCACTCCTGATGGAAAACTAGCTTATGTGACTAACCGCCTTTTCAATAATAACATTGTTTCTGTCATTGATGTAAAAACACATAGTGTAATTGCTACGGTGCAGGTTGGGGAAGAACCAAGAACTGTCACCCTAACACCCGACGGGAAACTTGCTTATGTGGCCAATCGAGACGATGTCTCTGTGTCTGTCATTGATGTGAAAACTCATAGTGTGATTGCTACAGTGAGGGTAGGGGAAGAACCTGGTGTTATCGCTTTTACACCCGACGGAAAACTTGCTTATATAATCAACCGGGACGATGATCCTGGCACTGTGTCGGTCATTGATGTAACAACGCATAGTGTGATTACTACTATTCAGGTTGGAGAAAATCCAGGAGTTGTCGCCTTTACTCCAGATGGAAAACTAGCTTATGTAGTTGAGGGTTCCTCTTAA
- a CDS encoding nucleoside deaminase — MTKNDEYFMKQALDIAFQARTAGNEPFGAILVKGDEVVMIGENKINTLCDPTHHAEIGLIRKFCSEHNIFDLRQYSLYTSCEPCVMCSGAMVWSNLGKIVYSVSHDQLAKIAGSNIMISCKEVFDKSPQKPVVVEKILNEEGLKVFEGYKF, encoded by the coding sequence ATGACGAAAAATGATGAATATTTTATGAAACAAGCACTGGATATCGCTTTTCAAGCTAGAACGGCAGGAAATGAACCTTTTGGAGCTATATTAGTAAAAGGTGATGAAGTAGTGATGATTGGGGAAAATAAAATTAATACTTTGTGTGATCCTACTCACCATGCTGAAATTGGACTTATTAGAAAATTTTGTTCTGAACATAATATTTTTGATCTAAGACAATATAGTCTTTATACCAGTTGTGAACCTTGTGTAATGTGCTCTGGAGCTATGGTTTGGTCGAATCTCGGAAAAATAGTATACAGTGTATCTCATGATCAATTAGCAAAAATAGCAGGTAGTAACATTATGATATCATGCAAAGAAGTATTTGATAAAAGTCCTCAAAAACCAGTAGTGGTAGAGAAAATATTAAATGAAGAGGGATTAAAAGTATTTGAAGGATATAAGTTTTAA
- a CDS encoding alpha/beta hydrolase, producing the protein MEIKYRNATKSFRKLKLIGITLITIILLTLVAGFLYEYTSYKNVKNNFPPDGEMVDVGDREIHVNIQGKKTNLPSIVIEAGAGSWSYDWSYVQKELAKHTEVITYDRAGLGWSEPHPNGYNIDTTIDDLSEIIEYSNIDTPVILVGHSLGGLYSRLFADKYLEKVSGLILVDARNEYFTEKATTFNDVYFESQDQTVYRILSQFGIYTPIWGGNAWRCNSRLPFSRKAGQCSIRL; encoded by the coding sequence TTGGAAATTAAATATAGGAATGCTACTAAATCATTTAGAAAGTTAAAATTAATAGGTATAACTTTAATTACTATCATTCTACTTACATTGGTAGCAGGTTTTTTGTATGAATATACGAGTTACAAAAATGTTAAAAACAACTTTCCTCCAGATGGAGAAATGGTTGATGTAGGAGATAGAGAAATACATGTGAATATTCAAGGGAAAAAAACGAATCTACCATCTATTGTTATTGAAGCAGGAGCTGGTTCATGGTCCTATGATTGGTCATACGTCCAGAAAGAGCTAGCAAAGCATACTGAAGTAATTACTTATGACCGAGCAGGGCTTGGGTGGAGTGAGCCACATCCTAATGGATACAATATCGATACGACGATAGATGATTTGAGTGAAATTATCGAATATTCTAATATTGATACCCCAGTAATATTAGTGGGTCATTCACTTGGAGGGCTTTATTCTCGTCTCTTTGCAGATAAATATCTTGAAAAGGTTTCAGGATTAATTCTTGTTGATGCACGAAATGAATATTTTACAGAAAAAGCTACAACATTTAATGATGTGTATTTTGAGTCACAAGATCAAACAGTATATCGTATATTATCTCAATTTGGGATTTATACGCCTATTTGGGGAGGCAATGCTTGGCGATGCAATTCCCGATTACCTTTCAGCAGAAAAGCAGGTCAATGTTCAATACGACTCTGA
- a CDS encoding alpha/beta hydrolase codes for MKDTQHLDDKPLLIITPSDIDREMILGTIGLGFSEEEANIIDQQWKDAQKQQTDLSNNSELILVPNSGHNMMFDQPDAIIEAILKMAGEI; via the coding sequence TTGAAGGATACTCAACACCTAGATGATAAGCCCCTACTAATTATTACACCAAGTGATATAGATAGAGAAATGATATTAGGTACAATCGGATTAGGATTTTCAGAAGAAGAGGCGAATATTATTGATCAGCAATGGAAAGATGCTCAAAAACAACAAACCGATTTATCAAATAATAGTGAGCTTATTTTAGTTCCGAATAGCGGTCATAATATGATGTTTGACCAACCTGATGCAATTATTGAAGCTATTTTGAAAATGGCTGGTGAAATATAA
- the proC gene encoding pyrroline-5-carboxylate reductase, whose translation MLQNEKVAFLGAGSMAEAMISGLIYTKKIPNNHIIVSNKSNMERLRTLEDRYGIRGDTKGDINFSEIDFFVLAMKPKDAESALTFLKNKIKPNQVILSVMAGISTAFIEERLNEGQQVIRVMPNTSSMVRESATGVSTGSNVEMDKVMIVKQILECFGEVYFIEEEKMDLFTGIAGSGPAYFYYLIEQIERAAVDGGIEEETARKISVQTMLGASKMIMERDESPSKLRENVTSPNGTTQAGLDALQKFGGGKAIKQAVKTAAKRSKEINKEYL comes from the coding sequence ATGTTACAAAACGAAAAGGTTGCATTTTTAGGCGCTGGTTCAATGGCGGAAGCTATGATATCAGGGCTGATTTATACAAAGAAGATTCCAAATAACCATATCATTGTAAGTAATAAAAGTAATATGGAAAGACTACGCACACTTGAGGATAGATACGGGATTCGTGGAGATACAAAGGGTGATATCAATTTTTCTGAAATAGATTTTTTTGTTTTAGCTATGAAGCCAAAAGATGCGGAATCAGCTCTAACATTTTTAAAGAATAAAATAAAACCGAATCAAGTTATTTTATCAGTAATGGCAGGTATCTCAACAGCTTTTATAGAGGAACGATTAAATGAAGGACAGCAAGTAATAAGAGTAATGCCAAATACTTCTAGTATGGTAAGAGAATCGGCAACAGGGGTGTCTACTGGATCTAATGTTGAAATGGACAAAGTAATGATAGTAAAGCAAATATTAGAGTGCTTTGGTGAAGTTTACTTTATTGAGGAAGAGAAAATGGATCTATTTACTGGAATTGCCGGCAGTGGTCCAGCTTATTTTTACTATTTAATAGAACAAATTGAACGAGCAGCAGTTGACGGGGGTATAGAAGAAGAAACAGCAAGAAAAATTAGTGTTCAAACAATGCTAGGTGCTTCCAAAATGATTATGGAACGAGACGAATCTCCATCAAAATTAAGAGAAAATGTAACATCTCCAAATGGAACAACACAAGCTGGGTTAGATGCGTTACAAAAATTTGGCGGGGGCAAGGCAATTAAGCAAGCAGTCAAAACAGCTGCAAAACGATCAAAGGAAATTAATAAAGAGTATCTATAA